Below is a genomic region from Deltaproteobacteria bacterium.
ATGTTCTCTTTCGCGCTGTAATCCTTGCGAGTCCTCGAAAAAACAGGCACTTACGTCCGTATCATCGCAAAAAGCCTCTTGACTGGCGGCCATAATGGGTGTAAGTATTGCCCGGGGGCTTTACAAATCAGGCGCTTATGGCGAAAATGGATTATGAAGTACGAGAGCTCGTTTTAAGGATGAGATGAGGACCGACTTTCTCAGGTTAGTATTGCTGCTTTCCTTCTTGTCTTTTTCTTTTCAGGCCTGCGCTCACAGGACTCCGGGGGCGGCGGATCAAACCCGGGGCCCGATCCTTGATGGCGGCGATCTCGGCGCTATAGACGGCCTTCGGAAGGCATTGGAAGTGAAAAGGAGTACAGGCGACAAGCAAGGCGAATTGTCCTCGCTCCTGGATATCGGCAGGGCCCTCGTATCAACCGGGAACTATGGGGAGGCCGAAAAAACGTCGAGGCAGGCAGTAAGGCTTGGGAAGAAGCTCAAAGAAGAGAAGGGGCTTTCAGCGGCTTATGACCTGCAGGCCGAGGCCTTGCTGCTTTCGGGCAAGCCCGAAAAGGCGCTAAAGGTCCTGGATACGGCGGAAAGGGAGTCGGGGCAGTCCTCAGGCGTCCGGCTTAATTTGAGGGGGCTTGCGCTCATAAAGATCGGCAAAAACGGGGAAGCCTTCAAAGTCCTCATGTCCGCTCTCGATGCGAACCGTGGCTCGGGCGACAAGGCCGGCCTTGCAAGATCATACAGGGCGCTCGGCCTTGCTGCAATGGCTTCGCAAAGCCCTGACGCGCTCTCGTTTTTCAGGGAGGCCTACCGGCTGGACAGGGAAGCTGGCGACATGAAAAACGTGGGGTACGGCCTCGGCAAGATGGCCGAGATAAGCCTCGAAAAAGGAAGACAAGAGGAGGCGGTCTTCCTTTTCGAGCGCTCATATGCAGCCTACATGGAAGCAGGCTCGAAAGAAGGCGCGTTAAGCGGGCTCGATAGCCTTATTGAGGCCCTTCGCGCGCTTGGCCAGGACGAAAAGGCCTTATATTACTCGGCAATCAAGGAGGATATTTTGAAGAAAATGGAAGGCGGCAGGCGGGATAGATGAAACCCCGTGTGCTTGCCGTTGACGATGACGAGCGGAACCTTGCGCTCCTTTCCGCCAAGCTCGAGCGGGAGGGCTATGAGATCGAGACCGCCGGCAACGGGCTCGAGGCGCTCAAGAAGGTTAACACCTTTCATCCCGACCTGGTCATAATG
It encodes:
- a CDS encoding tetratricopeptide repeat protein, translating into MKRSTGDKQGELSSLLDIGRALVSTGNYGEAEKTSRQAVRLGKKLKEEKGLSAAYDLQAEALLLSGKPEKALKVLDTAERESGQSSGVRLNLRGLALIKIGKNGEAFKVLMSALDANRGSGDKAGLARSYRALGLAAMASQSPDALSFFREAYRLDREAGDMKNVGYGLGKMAEISLEKGRQEEAVFLFERSYAAYMEAGSKEGALSGLDSLIEALRALGQDEKALYYSAIKEDILKKMEGGRRDR